One Streptomyces sp. NBC_00435 DNA segment encodes these proteins:
- a CDS encoding AraC family transcriptional regulator encodes MDTLTALLEGPKARSAYLIKSVFSPPWSVRIEDRAPLSVMTMVHGSAWLLPDGGEPVLVSPGEAALVRGPDPYTLADAKGTPVQIRVGPDQRCSRVGDGEDVSDSMTIGVRTWGEESGSAVLLSGTYQDPGEIGSRLLTALPAVLVGPVDPTLVALLGAEISRTEPAQELVLDRLLDLLLIGVVRGWLAERGGAENDPVTGPALRLLHENPAYGWTVEALARKVGVSRAALARRFAELVGEPPMSYLTGWRLALAADLLRDPSTTLASAAHQVGYSSAFALSTAFKRVRGISPREFRAGAASR; translated from the coding sequence ATGGATACGCTGACGGCTCTGCTCGAAGGCCCCAAGGCCAGATCGGCCTACCTCATCAAGTCCGTGTTCAGCCCGCCCTGGTCGGTCCGGATCGAGGACCGGGCCCCGCTGTCGGTGATGACGATGGTGCACGGGTCGGCGTGGCTGCTGCCGGACGGGGGCGAGCCGGTGCTCGTCTCGCCGGGCGAGGCGGCGCTGGTGCGGGGACCGGATCCGTACACCCTCGCCGACGCCAAGGGCACGCCCGTGCAGATCAGGGTGGGTCCGGACCAGCGGTGCAGCAGGGTCGGCGACGGCGAGGACGTATCCGACTCCATGACCATCGGAGTGCGGACGTGGGGCGAGGAGAGCGGCTCGGCGGTGCTGCTGAGTGGCACGTACCAGGACCCGGGCGAGATCGGCAGCCGGCTGCTCACCGCGCTGCCGGCGGTGCTGGTCGGCCCGGTGGACCCGACGCTGGTCGCGCTGCTGGGAGCGGAGATCTCCCGTACGGAGCCGGCCCAGGAGCTCGTCCTGGACCGGCTGTTGGACCTGCTGCTGATCGGCGTCGTACGCGGCTGGCTCGCGGAGCGCGGCGGCGCCGAGAACGACCCGGTGACCGGCCCGGCGCTACGGCTGCTGCACGAGAACCCCGCGTACGGCTGGACGGTGGAGGCGCTGGCCCGCAAGGTCGGTGTCTCGCGGGCCGCTTTGGCCCGGCGGTTCGCCGAGCTGGTCGGCGAACCCCCGATGTCCTATCTGACGGGCTGGCGGCTCGCCTTGGCGGCGGACCTCCTGCGCGACCCGTCCACGACGCTCGCTTCGGCCGCCCACCAGGTCGGATACAGCTCGGCCTTCGCCCTGTCGACGGCCTTCAAGCGGGTACGGGGGATCAGCCCGCGGGAGTTCAGGGCGGGGGCGGCCTCGCGATAG
- a CDS encoding NmrA family NAD(P)-binding protein yields MTKTSQQTQNAPRTLVIGGRGKTGRRVAEKLTALGRPVRIGSRSGEPAFDWNEPASWGPALEGVDRAYVTYYPDLSFPGAVEQIGAFARAAVAAGTRRLVLLSGRGEEAAQRSEDALKESGADWTVVRAAWFNQNFDESFFVGPVLAGEIALPTADAVEPFVDADDIADVVVAALTEDRHIGRTYELSGPRLLSFSDVAAELSKATGREIAYVPVSNEAYRAVLRENGLPEEFTDLFTLILDGRNAHVVGGVEEVLGRQPRDFAEFAREAAARGVWDA; encoded by the coding sequence ATGACGAAGACATCGCAACAGACGCAGAACGCTCCCCGCACACTGGTCATCGGCGGCAGGGGCAAGACGGGACGGCGTGTGGCCGAGAAGCTCACCGCGCTGGGCCGCCCGGTCCGCATCGGGTCGCGCTCCGGAGAGCCGGCCTTCGACTGGAACGAGCCCGCGAGTTGGGGGCCGGCGCTGGAGGGCGTGGACCGGGCGTACGTCACGTACTACCCCGATCTCTCCTTCCCCGGCGCCGTCGAGCAGATCGGCGCCTTCGCCCGTGCGGCGGTGGCCGCCGGGACGCGTCGGCTGGTGCTGCTCTCGGGGCGCGGCGAGGAGGCGGCGCAGCGGAGCGAGGACGCGCTGAAGGAGTCGGGGGCCGACTGGACGGTCGTGCGTGCGGCCTGGTTCAACCAGAACTTCGACGAGAGCTTCTTCGTGGGGCCCGTGCTGGCGGGCGAGATCGCCCTGCCGACGGCCGACGCGGTCGAGCCGTTCGTCGATGCCGACGACATCGCCGACGTGGTGGTGGCCGCCCTGACCGAGGACCGGCACATCGGCCGTACGTACGAGCTCTCCGGGCCGCGGCTGCTCAGCTTCTCCGACGTCGCCGCCGAGCTGTCGAAGGCGACCGGGCGCGAGATCGCGTACGTCCCGGTCTCGAACGAGGCCTACCGGGCGGTGCTGCGCGAGAACGGGCTGCCGGAGGAGTTCACGGACCTGTTCACGCTGATCCTGGACGGGCGCAACGCGCACGTGGTGGGTGGGGTGGAGGAAGTGCTTGGCCGGCAGCCGAGGGATTTCGCGGAGTTCGCGCGGGAGGCGGCGGCGCGCGGTGTCTGGGACGCCTAG
- a CDS encoding DUF4287 domain-containing protein: protein MTEPVKGPASYFPSIEKKYGRPIAQWQELIRSSPLTKHMELVAWLKSEHGIGHGHANALVAHTLGKG, encoded by the coding sequence ATGACCGAACCGGTGAAGGGCCCCGCCAGCTACTTCCCTTCCATCGAGAAGAAGTACGGCCGCCCGATCGCGCAGTGGCAGGAGCTCATCCGGTCCTCGCCGCTGACCAAGCACATGGAACTGGTGGCCTGGCTGAAGAGCGAGCACGGGATCGGGCACGGGCACGCCAACGCGCTCGTGGCGCACACGCTGGGCAAGGGGTAG
- a CDS encoding alpha/beta fold hydrolase, whose translation MTWTERTVTRGGVRLTCRDWHSPSPDTPHPASATPVVLLHGLAGHAGEWDAAAAHLAPRHRVVAVDQRGHGASERLPADVSRAAYVADVLAVCEQLGLDRPVLVGQSLGGHTAMLTAAAHPDRVRGLVLVEAGAARADPDTPEQIGSWLDSWPLPFPSRAAAHAFLSGQGLNGEAWAAGLEQRQDGWYPRFERAVMVAAIAENGTRDWWPQWQAVRCPTLLVIGEKGIVPPAESIRMLDSAAPSTALTAASVPGSGHDVHLDRPAALHALLSEFLTSSPPSTLK comes from the coding sequence ATGACATGGACCGAGCGAACCGTCACCCGGGGCGGCGTACGCCTGACCTGCCGGGACTGGCACTCCCCTAGTCCGGACACACCCCACCCCGCCTCAGCCACCCCCGTGGTCCTCCTCCACGGCCTCGCCGGCCACGCGGGCGAATGGGACGCGGCCGCCGCGCACCTCGCCCCGCGCCACCGGGTGGTGGCGGTGGACCAGCGCGGTCACGGCGCCAGCGAACGCCTGCCCGCGGACGTCTCCCGCGCCGCGTACGTGGCGGACGTGCTGGCCGTCTGCGAACAACTCGGCCTGGACCGCCCGGTGCTGGTGGGCCAGTCACTCGGCGGCCACACCGCGATGCTCACCGCCGCCGCCCACCCGGACCGCGTACGGGGCCTCGTGCTGGTCGAGGCCGGAGCGGCCAGGGCCGACCCGGACACCCCGGAGCAGATCGGCAGTTGGCTGGACTCCTGGCCGCTCCCCTTCCCCTCCCGGGCCGCGGCGCACGCGTTCCTCAGCGGGCAGGGCCTGAACGGCGAAGCCTGGGCTGCCGGTCTGGAGCAACGCCAGGACGGCTGGTACCCACGCTTCGAGCGTGCGGTGATGGTCGCGGCCATCGCCGAGAACGGCACCCGTGACTGGTGGCCGCAGTGGCAGGCGGTCCGGTGTCCCACCCTGCTGGTCATCGGGGAGAAGGGCATCGTCCCGCCCGCGGAGTCCATCCGGATGCTCGACTCGGCGGCCCCGTCCACGGCACTGACGGCGGCCTCAGTCCCGGGCTCGGGTCACGACGTCCACCTGGACCGGCCGGCCGCCCTGCACGCCCTGCTCTCGGAGTTCCTCACATCGTCGCCGCCATCGACCCTCAAGTGA
- a CDS encoding flavoprotein, giving the protein MTTTKTLYLLCSAAPPVFDVARVIEDAQSRGWDVCLGLSPTAAHWLSGNLDGLAALTGHPVRWQYKLPGEPDVWPAADALLIAPATFNSVNAWALGLTDRFVVGVAAEAIGKGTPVVTMPCANAALAAHPQFDQSLAVLRGAGVSVLFGENGFAPGPAGPDAPAHFPWPVALDAVDRITAATA; this is encoded by the coding sequence ATGACCACGACGAAGACCCTCTACCTGCTCTGTTCCGCCGCCCCGCCCGTCTTCGACGTGGCCCGTGTCATCGAGGACGCCCAGTCCCGGGGCTGGGACGTCTGCCTCGGCCTCTCCCCCACCGCCGCGCACTGGCTGTCCGGCAACCTCGATGGCCTCGCCGCGCTCACCGGCCACCCGGTCCGCTGGCAGTACAAGCTGCCCGGTGAGCCCGACGTCTGGCCGGCGGCCGATGCCCTGCTCATAGCCCCGGCCACCTTCAACTCGGTGAACGCCTGGGCCCTCGGCCTCACCGACCGGTTCGTCGTCGGCGTCGCCGCCGAGGCCATCGGCAAGGGCACCCCTGTCGTCACCATGCCCTGCGCGAACGCGGCCCTCGCCGCCCACCCGCAGTTCGACCAGTCCCTCGCCGTCCTGCGCGGCGCCGGCGTCTCCGTGCTCTTCGGGGAGAACGGATTCGCCCCCGGCCCGGCGGGCCCGGACGCCCCGGCGCACTTCCCCTGGCCGGTGGCCCTGGACGCTGTCGACCGCATCACGGCAGCCACCGCCTAG
- a CDS encoding DinB family protein gives MIDEQRTRPVLVGDERATLTSVLQWQRDTLMLKCAGLTDEQLRLRAVAPSGLSLLGLVRHLAEVERGWFRNVVGGEDVRGYFPKNEAGEWTEFHVDDADVAGSFRIWEDTCARSRAVVDAAESLDVTGSYDGQAYSLHYVLTHMIEEYARHNGHADLLREAIDGTTGE, from the coding sequence ATGATCGACGAGCAGCGGACCCGGCCCGTACTGGTGGGCGACGAACGTGCCACCCTGACCAGCGTTCTGCAGTGGCAGCGGGACACCCTGATGCTGAAGTGCGCGGGGCTGACGGACGAGCAGTTGCGGCTCAGGGCGGTGGCACCGTCCGGGCTGAGCCTGCTCGGGCTGGTGCGGCACCTGGCGGAGGTCGAGCGCGGCTGGTTCCGCAACGTCGTGGGCGGTGAGGACGTGCGGGGCTACTTCCCGAAGAACGAGGCGGGAGAGTGGACCGAGTTCCATGTCGACGACGCCGACGTGGCAGGGTCGTTCAGGATCTGGGAGGACACCTGCGCACGTTCGCGGGCGGTCGTGGACGCGGCCGAATCGCTGGACGTGACCGGGTCCTACGACGGGCAGGCCTACTCCCTGCACTACGTGCTGACCCACATGATCGAGGAGTACGCCCGGCACAACGGGCATGCGGACCTGCTGCGCGAGGCGATCGACGGGACCACGGGGGAGTAG
- a CDS encoding RNA polymerase sigma-70 factor codes for MTTADLAPFAAHRRLLFDVAYRMLGSVADAEDVLQDAWLSWDRADRSAVVNPRAYLVRTVTNLSLNRLTSARAARETYVGPWLPEPLLTAPDVAEEAETAETVSTAMLVVLESLSPLERAVFVLREVFGYSYAEIAGTLDRAEATVRQTAHRAREYVRARRPRFAAEPGQRTEVTRRFLAACAGGDLNAVMELLAPEVTAWSDGGGKVTAARRPLHGADHVARWLLGMLAKPSLASVRLEPARVNGEESVVFVYGGAACAALTYDLDPVDGRLVNLRLQVNPEKVAGLAGWSTAVRERWSAAGPSGM; via the coding sequence GTGACCACCGCAGACCTGGCTCCCTTCGCCGCGCATCGACGGCTGCTCTTCGATGTCGCCTACCGGATGCTCGGCAGTGTCGCGGACGCCGAGGACGTGCTCCAGGACGCGTGGCTGAGTTGGGACCGCGCCGACCGGTCTGCGGTTGTCAACCCGCGGGCCTATCTGGTGCGTACGGTCACCAATCTGTCGCTGAACCGGCTCACCTCGGCCCGCGCCGCCCGTGAGACCTACGTCGGGCCGTGGCTGCCGGAGCCGCTGCTGACCGCGCCCGATGTCGCCGAGGAGGCGGAGACGGCCGAGACGGTCTCGACCGCGATGCTCGTGGTGCTGGAGAGCCTGAGCCCGCTGGAGCGCGCCGTGTTCGTGCTGCGCGAGGTGTTCGGGTACTCGTACGCGGAGATCGCGGGGACGCTGGACCGGGCGGAGGCGACCGTACGGCAGACCGCGCACCGGGCGCGCGAATACGTGCGGGCGCGGCGGCCGAGGTTCGCGGCCGAGCCCGGGCAGCGCACCGAGGTGACCCGGCGGTTCCTGGCGGCGTGCGCGGGCGGGGACCTGAACGCGGTGATGGAGCTGCTCGCCCCCGAGGTGACGGCCTGGTCGGACGGCGGCGGCAAGGTGACGGCGGCCCGGCGGCCGTTGCACGGGGCCGATCACGTGGCGCGGTGGCTGCTGGGGATGCTGGCCAAGCCCTCGCTCGCGAGCGTGCGCCTGGAGCCGGCGCGGGTCAACGGGGAGGAGTCGGTGGTGTTCGTGTACGGGGGAGCCGCGTGCGCGGCGTTGACCTACGACCTGGATCCGGTGGACGGGCGCCTGGTGAACCTGCGGTTGCAGGTGAATCCGGAGAAGGTGGCGGGGTTGGCGGGCTGGAGCACTGCAGTGCGGGAGCGCTGGAGCGCGGCCGGGCCGTCCGGGATGTGA
- a CDS encoding NAD-dependent epimerase/dehydratase family protein yields the protein MKVLLAGASGVLGRRAVRGLRAAGHEVAGLGRGAGTEVRADLLDREGLLRAVDGLGFDVVVHAATALNGRTMARHQDMAATNALRTEGTVNLLAAARETGARRFVVESMMFGYGYGDHGGAVLGEDDGFGPRGRNVWLERHVGAMRTKEELAFTADGIEGVSLRFGLFYGAGITDTDLVPMLRRRALPVVAAKGRALSWVDVADAARAVVAGVESGRAGQAYNIADDEPLGWDAHMRAAAGAFGAPAPLTVPLWVLKAAPLAHTIMGTDLRLSNAKAGRELGWVPAYANSVAGVLALAEAAVAAA from the coding sequence ATGAAGGTTCTGCTGGCGGGTGCGAGCGGGGTTCTGGGGCGGCGGGCGGTACGGGGTCTGCGCGCGGCCGGACACGAGGTCGCCGGGCTCGGCCGGGGCGCCGGGACGGAGGTACGGGCCGACCTGCTCGACCGCGAGGGTCTGCTGCGCGCGGTGGACGGGCTCGGCTTCGACGTGGTCGTGCACGCGGCCACGGCGCTGAACGGCAGGACGATGGCCCGTCACCAGGACATGGCGGCCACCAACGCGCTGCGCACCGAGGGCACCGTCAACCTGCTGGCCGCCGCCCGCGAGACCGGGGCTCGGCGGTTCGTCGTGGAGTCGATGATGTTCGGCTACGGGTACGGGGACCACGGCGGGGCCGTGCTCGGCGAGGACGACGGCTTCGGGCCGCGGGGTAGGAACGTCTGGCTGGAGCGGCACGTCGGCGCGATGCGGACCAAGGAGGAACTGGCCTTCACCGCCGACGGGATCGAGGGGGTCAGCCTGCGCTTCGGGCTGTTCTACGGAGCCGGCATCACCGACACCGACCTGGTGCCGATGCTGCGCAGGCGCGCACTGCCCGTGGTGGCCGCCAAGGGGCGGGCGCTGAGCTGGGTCGACGTGGCCGACGCCGCGCGCGCGGTGGTCGCGGGAGTGGAGTCGGGGCGGGCGGGACAGGCGTACAACATCGCCGACGACGAGCCGTTGGGCTGGGACGCGCACATGCGGGCGGCGGCCGGGGCGTTCGGGGCGCCCGCGCCGCTGACCGTACCGCTGTGGGTCCTGAAGGCGGCCCCGCTCGCGCACACCATCATGGGCACCGACCTGCGTCTTTCGAATGCGAAGGCCGGGCGGGAACTGGGCTGGGTCCCGGCGTACGCGAACAGCGTGGCCGGGGTGCTCGCGCTTGCGGAAGCCGCGGTGGCGGCAGCATGA
- a CDS encoding epoxide hydrolase family protein — translation MCGSEGVSGIGQWAGPFRLDVAQAELDDLAYRLERTRWPDELPGVGRAYGMPLGELRELAEYWRTGYDWRAAEARLNEWPQYTTVIDGARVHFAHLRSPEPDATPLLMTHGWPGSFVEFQKVAGPLTDPRAHGGDPADAFHLVLPHIPGFALSGPTTERGWEFKRVARAFGVLMERLGYGAYGVQGGDWGAAVSRELGRIRPGNVRGVHLNLFPGGGATAEPQPEELAELSPAERQRTLGSWERYRVWARERQGYADIQATRPQTLAYGLNDSPVGLLAWIGEKFAEWSDPACPPDRDQVLTNVMLYWLTGTAGSAARIYYERAHADYQGSAPEVSDTPTALADFPRDNFVPLRHVAARTDRIVRWTSYDKGGHFPAMEVPELLVDDVRAFFRSV, via the coding sequence GTGTGCGGTTCCGAGGGCGTGAGCGGCATCGGGCAGTGGGCCGGTCCCTTCCGGCTGGACGTGGCGCAGGCGGAACTGGACGATCTGGCGTACCGGCTGGAACGGACCCGGTGGCCCGACGAGTTGCCGGGGGTGGGGCGGGCGTACGGGATGCCGCTCGGGGAGCTCCGCGAGCTCGCGGAGTACTGGCGCACCGGTTACGACTGGCGCGCGGCCGAGGCGCGGCTGAACGAATGGCCGCAGTACACCACCGTCATCGACGGGGCACGGGTGCACTTCGCGCACCTGCGCTCGCCCGAGCCGGACGCGACGCCGCTGCTCATGACCCACGGCTGGCCCGGCTCCTTCGTGGAGTTCCAGAAGGTGGCCGGCCCGCTGACGGATCCGCGGGCGCACGGCGGGGATCCGGCCGACGCCTTCCACCTGGTGCTGCCCCACATCCCGGGCTTCGCCCTGTCGGGGCCGACCACCGAACGCGGCTGGGAGTTCAAGCGGGTGGCCCGGGCCTTCGGGGTCCTGATGGAGCGGCTCGGGTACGGGGCGTACGGGGTCCAGGGCGGCGACTGGGGCGCCGCCGTCTCGCGGGAGCTGGGGCGGATCCGCCCCGGGAACGTGCGCGGGGTGCACCTGAACCTGTTCCCCGGCGGCGGGGCCACCGCCGAGCCCCAGCCCGAGGAGCTGGCGGAACTGAGCCCGGCGGAGCGGCAGCGCACGCTCGGCTCCTGGGAGCGGTACCGGGTGTGGGCGCGCGAACGGCAGGGCTACGCCGACATCCAGGCGACCCGGCCGCAGACCCTCGCGTACGGGCTGAACGATTCCCCGGTCGGGCTGCTCGCCTGGATCGGGGAGAAGTTCGCGGAGTGGAGCGACCCCGCGTGCCCGCCCGATCGCGATCAAGTGCTGACCAACGTGATGCTGTACTGGCTGACCGGGACCGCCGGTTCGGCCGCCCGCATCTACTACGAGCGCGCGCACGCCGATTACCAGGGCTCGGCGCCGGAGGTGTCGGACACCCCGACCGCGCTCGCCGACTTCCCCCGGGACAACTTCGTACCGCTGCGGCACGTCGCCGCGCGGACGGACCGCATCGTGCGCTGGACCTCGTACGACAAGGGCGGGCACTTTCCCGCGATGGAGGTGCCGGAGCTCCTGGTGGACGACGTCAGGGCCTTCTTCCGGTCGGTGTGA
- a CDS encoding ScbR family autoregulator-binding transcription factor has protein sequence MVRQERAVRTRRAILEAAAVVFDERGYDAATIAEILAHAGVTKGALYFHFSSKLELAQGVLDAQFDKCLVPPRASKLQELVDVAMVLAYRMKYEPMLSAGARLSLGPDTLEMRGGAVPGWIEILRKLLCVAKEQGELLPDVDPAETAWILSACWSGVQLYSQTLNDRADIEGRVATLYRHVLPGIATPAMLSRLDMADDRGRRVVAEVATRAARAARAGAGAGAGAGLGVGSEACAVPRA, from the coding sequence GTGGTCAGGCAGGAGCGTGCGGTCCGGACGCGCCGGGCAATCTTGGAAGCGGCGGCGGTGGTCTTCGACGAGCGCGGCTACGACGCCGCCACCATCGCGGAGATACTCGCCCACGCGGGGGTGACCAAGGGTGCTCTCTACTTCCACTTCTCCTCGAAACTGGAGCTGGCACAGGGCGTGCTCGACGCGCAGTTCGACAAGTGCCTGGTGCCGCCCCGGGCCAGCAAGCTCCAGGAGCTGGTCGACGTCGCGATGGTGCTGGCGTACCGGATGAAGTACGAGCCGATGCTCAGCGCGGGCGCCAGACTCTCGCTCGGCCCCGACACACTGGAGATGCGGGGCGGCGCGGTGCCGGGGTGGATCGAGATCCTGCGCAAGCTGCTGTGCGTGGCCAAGGAGCAGGGCGAACTGCTGCCGGACGTGGATCCCGCCGAGACGGCCTGGATCCTGTCCGCGTGCTGGTCGGGCGTGCAACTCTACTCGCAGACCCTCAACGACCGCGCGGACATCGAGGGCAGGGTGGCCACGCTCTACCGGCACGTGCTGCCGGGGATCGCGACGCCGGCCATGCTCAGTCGGCTGGACATGGCCGATGACCGCGGCCGGCGGGTGGTGGCGGAGGTTGCGACAAGGGCAGCGCGGGCAGCACGGGCAGGGGCAGGGGCAGGGGCGGGGGCAGGCCTTGGCGTCGGCTCCGAGGCGTGTGCGGTTCCGAGGGCGTGA
- a CDS encoding TetR/AcrR family transcriptional regulator, whose product MTGADEQWGAALRLLWGPPAKPARGPKRGLTLEGIAGAGVVLADAEGLAGVSMQGVAGQLAVTKMALYRYVPGKAELIALMVEAAMPDASVLDGRPAEEGWRERLGAWARELLAGFRAHPWLLEATVGARVMGPGEVGWMERALAALDGCGLTGAESIDAVVLLSGHVRGIAEQERAMGGGAGGVSGEGPDAQLTTVLGEVMRVHGERYPALGAALASAAEAGGQDQALDFGLERILDGLGQLVAERAGGRGRG is encoded by the coding sequence ATGACGGGCGCGGACGAACAGTGGGGCGCGGCGCTGCGGCTGCTCTGGGGGCCGCCGGCCAAGCCCGCGCGCGGGCCGAAGCGGGGGCTCACGCTGGAGGGGATCGCCGGGGCCGGGGTCGTTCTCGCCGACGCCGAGGGGCTGGCCGGCGTATCGATGCAGGGGGTGGCCGGGCAGCTGGCCGTCACGAAGATGGCGCTGTACCGGTACGTGCCGGGCAAGGCGGAACTGATCGCGCTGATGGTGGAGGCCGCGATGCCGGACGCCTCGGTGCTGGACGGCCGTCCGGCGGAGGAGGGTTGGCGCGAGCGGCTCGGGGCGTGGGCGCGGGAGCTGCTGGCTGGGTTCCGGGCGCATCCGTGGTTGCTGGAAGCGACGGTCGGGGCGCGGGTGATGGGGCCGGGCGAGGTCGGGTGGATGGAACGGGCGCTCGCCGCGCTCGACGGGTGCGGGCTGACCGGAGCCGAGTCGATCGACGCGGTGGTTCTGCTGTCGGGGCACGTGCGGGGGATCGCGGAGCAGGAGCGTGCGATGGGCGGTGGTGCGGGCGGGGTGTCGGGCGAGGGGCCCGATGCGCAGCTGACGACGGTGCTCGGAGAGGTGATGCGGGTGCACGGGGAGAGGTACCCGGCGCTCGGGGCCGCGCTGGCCTCCGCGGCGGAGGCCGGGGGGCAGGACCAGGCGCTGGACTTCGGGCTGGAGCGCATTCTCGACGGGCTCGGGCAGCTGGTGGCGGAGCGGGCCGGTGGGCGGGGGCGGGGTTAG
- a CDS encoding ScbR family autoregulator-binding transcription factor, with amino-acid sequence MAKARQERAEITRQAILDGAAISFDRAGFHGTSLTEVVGHAGVTKGALYFHFPSKEALARTLMDEQFQVSEGVPAIVNPGLQTVIDLTHQMAFGLQTNVRIRAAIRLVVEFGSFTDPDPSQYNGWIDTCGDCLTPAQERGDVLPSVDVHDLATMLVGSFTGIQVASHVRTRREDLHARVTDMWTFLLPGIVPAQRIPLFHPAGSFECRALLGLPSPDSPKPTAG; translated from the coding sequence ATGGCGAAGGCCAGACAGGAACGGGCGGAGATCACCCGGCAGGCGATCCTCGACGGCGCGGCCATCTCCTTCGACCGGGCCGGCTTCCACGGCACCAGCCTGACCGAGGTGGTCGGGCACGCCGGAGTCACCAAGGGCGCCCTCTACTTCCACTTCCCGTCCAAGGAAGCCCTCGCGCGCACCCTGATGGACGAGCAGTTCCAGGTCTCCGAAGGCGTTCCCGCCATCGTGAACCCGGGCCTCCAGACCGTCATCGACCTGACCCACCAGATGGCCTTCGGGCTGCAGACCAACGTCCGGATCCGCGCCGCCATCCGCCTGGTCGTCGAGTTCGGCTCCTTCACCGACCCGGACCCGAGCCAGTACAACGGCTGGATCGACACCTGCGGCGACTGCCTGACGCCGGCCCAGGAGCGCGGCGACGTACTGCCGTCCGTCGACGTGCACGACCTGGCGACCATGCTCGTCGGCTCGTTCACCGGCATCCAGGTGGCCTCGCACGTGCGCACCCGCCGCGAGGACCTGCACGCGCGGGTCACCGACATGTGGACGTTCCTGCTCCCCGGGATCGTGCCCGCCCAGCGCATCCCCCTCTTCCACCCCGCCGGCTCATTCGAGTGCCGGGCCCTGCTCGGCCTGCCGAGCCCCGACTCCCCCAAGCCGACGGCCGGCTGA
- a CDS encoding ParA family protein has protein sequence MTSPSSPSDREKVVSKLPPWLRQELKIRTAQLRVDIQDAVHQGIAQWSALASAPSPVDTSGAESFSTWLPAGQWESFRAGSKDRGVSLIQGLAQAVRLWLEMNPAPTVKRPSVVRRIVVCNQKGGVGKTAITAGTAEALAEDPDSLHPVRVARQLARLSATEEPDPEHTASTASAVSTPSAPPVDLEDLPGLGMRVLLVDFDPQGHLTKQLGQQPLPIGGDSLTCHMAGEAKGPLADLIVPIPDDRFGDRLHILPACTDAFLLDVRLSTVRAREAALERALAPVESDYDVILIDCPPSLGLSMDAAIYYGRRRDTEQPGASGALIVVQAEDSSADAYDLLTSQINDLRDDLSLDIDYLGLVVNLYDGRRGYIATSSLQAWMDIKDPRVVAIVPDLKEQREAVRVKQPLFVYAPKGDQAIALRALAREIS, from the coding sequence ATGACTTCGCCCTCGTCACCGAGCGACCGAGAGAAGGTCGTCTCCAAACTCCCTCCGTGGCTGCGCCAGGAACTGAAGATCCGTACCGCCCAGCTGCGGGTGGACATCCAGGACGCCGTCCACCAGGGCATCGCCCAGTGGAGCGCGCTCGCTTCCGCGCCCTCCCCCGTCGACACCTCCGGCGCCGAATCCTTCTCCACCTGGCTGCCCGCCGGGCAGTGGGAGTCCTTCCGCGCCGGCTCCAAGGACCGCGGCGTCTCCCTCATCCAGGGACTCGCCCAAGCCGTCCGCCTCTGGCTGGAGATGAACCCGGCCCCCACCGTGAAGCGGCCCTCGGTCGTCCGCCGCATCGTGGTGTGCAACCAGAAGGGCGGCGTCGGCAAGACGGCCATCACCGCCGGCACCGCCGAAGCCCTCGCCGAGGATCCGGACAGCCTCCACCCGGTCCGCGTGGCCCGCCAACTGGCCCGGCTCTCGGCCACCGAGGAACCGGACCCGGAGCACACCGCGTCCACCGCGTCCGCAGTGTCCACGCCGTCCGCCCCGCCGGTCGACCTCGAAGACCTGCCCGGTCTCGGGATGCGCGTCCTCCTGGTCGACTTCGACCCCCAGGGCCACCTCACCAAGCAACTCGGCCAACAGCCGCTGCCCATCGGCGGTGACAGCCTCACCTGCCACATGGCCGGCGAGGCGAAGGGCCCCCTCGCCGACCTGATCGTCCCCATCCCGGACGACCGCTTCGGCGACCGCCTCCACATCCTCCCCGCCTGCACGGACGCCTTCCTGCTCGACGTCCGCCTCTCCACGGTCCGCGCCCGCGAGGCCGCCCTGGAACGCGCCCTCGCCCCGGTCGAGTCCGACTACGACGTCATCCTCATCGACTGCCCCCCGAGCCTCGGCCTCAGCATGGACGCGGCCATCTACTACGGCCGGCGCCGCGACACCGAACAGCCGGGCGCCTCCGGCGCGCTGATCGTCGTACAGGCGGAGGACTCCTCGGCGGACGCCTACGACCTCCTCACCTCCCAGATCAACGACCTCCGCGACGATCTCAGCCTCGACATCGACTACCTCGGCCTCGTCGTGAACCTCTACGACGGCCGCCGCGGCTACATCGCGACCTCCTCCCTCCAGGCCTGGATGGACATAAAGGATCCGCGCGTGGTGGCCATCGTTCCCGACCTCAAGGAACAGCGCGAAGCGGTCCGCGTGAAGCAGCCGCTGTTCGTCTACGCACCCAAGGGCGACCAGGCGATCGCCCTGCGCGCCCTCGCAAGGGAGATCTCATGA